CGTGTTACTCACCCGTTCGCCACTAATCCCCGATGCAAGCACCGGATCATCGTTCGACTTGCATGTGTTAAGCACGCCGCCAGCGTTCATCCTGAGCCAGGATCAAACTCTCCGTTGAAGTAAAACAAAAACAGAAAACAACCAACACCCCCGGAAATAACGGGAAAAGAAGGCCGCAAAAATTTGAAACCAGCTGTAAAAACCAAACCACATCCACGGGGTGGACAGGCCTGGCCAATTCAACCAATTCAATACAATAAATTGGTATCAACAAACTTGGCACACTATTGAGTTCTCAAACAACAGACACACCCGGCACCACCACCAGCACTTCTCAGCCGTGGATCGCTCCGGAGCAACTTTTCAAACTTACCCGATCTCAACCCCCGACGCAAATCCATTTTCCAGGACCCGCACCGGCAGAAAACACCGTCCCCCCGCCACTTTCCAGCGCCCTAAAAGAACAACCAGATCATGGCCTTGAATGTGGGGGGTTTGGCCGCCCGCGGTAACCAGCTACTCGCTGTTCCCCTCGCGGCGACTTAGAAAACAATACACCCAGTGACGCCTTGCCGCAAATCCATCCCGGATGGGGCCCCGTTCCCCGCGATTCCGGGGAACATACGGCCAATGGGCACTCAGGATGAGTCCCGCCGTCGTACATTCCTTCTGTACGCTGCAACACAGGTGCGGATCTGGACCATCCTCATCAATGCCCCGTGGCGTTTAAATGCAGAAGGGCCGGCAACCAATTGGTTGCCGGCCCTTCTCAAGCTGCTGGAATCAGCGGTGCTGAATTACCAGGAAGACTTGGTGATGCCCGGGAGCTCACCGCGGTGAGCCATGTCGCGGAAGCGAACACGGGAGATACCGAATTTCTGGAAGGTACCGCGGGGACGGCCGTCGATGATGTCGCGGTTACGCAGACGGATCGGGGAGGCGTTGCGGGGCAGCTTCTGCAGGCCGAGGCGTGCAGCTTCGCGTGCCTCGTCGGTTGAGTTGGGGTCAACCAGGGCCTTCTTCAGTTCGAGGCGCTTGGCAGCGTAACGCTCAACGATGACCTTGCGCTGCTCGTTGCGAGCAATCTTGGACTTCTTAGCCATGGTTTAGCGCTCCTCTCGGAATTCGACGTGCTGGCGGATCTTGGGGTCGTACTTCTTCAGAACCATGCGGTCCGGATCGTTACGACGGTTCTTACGGGTTACATAGGTGTAACCCGTGCCCGCGGTCGACTTGAGCTTGATGATCGGACGTACGTCCTTGTCCTTAGCCACTAGAGCTTCACCCCACGAGCCAGGATAGAGGCGACGACTGCGTCGATGCCGCGTACGTCGATGGTCTTGATGCCACGCGCAGAAACCTGCAGCGTGACGTTACGCCGCAGGGACGGAACCCAGTAGCGCTTCTTCTGAATGTTCGGATCGAACCGACGCTTGTTGCGGCGGTGCGAGTGCGAAATGCTGTGCCCAAAGCCCGGCTCGGCTCCGGTCACTTGGCAGTGTGCTGCCATGACTTCTCCTCAAGAATTGAAAGTAATGATCCGCATATCTGCTGCAGGATCATGCGTCTAAGAGCGACCCAAAGTGATCAGGGTGAACGGTTAGTCACGCAACTTGAGCCCCTAACTACCGGCTACCCTGGAGAATTTACCGGGCCACCGGAGCAATTGCGCACGCTCCGCGCACTTAGCGCCTACCAAGTCTACGAGTTGAGGCAATTAAAGACCAATCCGGCGGACAACGGTGTATAAGGGCCAACAAATGGTCACAGCCGCAGGTTGGTCCTTTTCACAGCAGGGACATAGCTTCGCCAAGCATCTTGGATACATGAACACACAGCTCCTGCCGGCGACTCCGGCCGCAAGCAGCTCCGGCCGCCCGGAGCTTTCACCACCATCAGCGAAGAGGCCCGCCCCCGGCTGGTTTGCCCGCCAGTACCGGCAACGCATGCTTCGGACAGACCTCCTGACCGTCATTGCCTGGGTCTCCGTCGCCGCCGCAATTGCCCTCTGGCTTGCCGACGGCGGGGCCGCCCAGATCACCTCCCCCGCCCCCCTGTTCACGGCGGCCGGGATCGTGGCCGGGCTGGCGGGCATGGACCTGGTCCTGCTCATGCTCCTCCTGGCCGCGAGGATTCCCTTCATAGACCGCACCATCGGTCACGACCGCGCCTTGGAGTTCCACGGGAAGCTGGGAAAACCATCCCTGTACCTGCTTCTGGCACACGGCCTCCTGATCGCGGTCGGTTACGGCATGGCCGAAGGGCTGGATCCGGTCACCGAATCCGTCAACCTGTGGGCGCAGGTCCCGGACATGTGGCTGGCGTTCGTCTCCATGGCGCTGTTCATCGCTGTCGTCGTGACGTCCCTGGTGGCTGTCCGGCGTCGTTTTCCCTACGAGTTTTGGTACGTTGTGCACCTGCTGACCTATGCCGCGGTGGCAACGTCACTGCCCCACCAGTTCAGCGTGGGCGGCCTCTTCGCGGCGGGCACCTGGCAGCGATGGTACTGGCTGGCCATCTGCATCTACACGGGCACGGCCCTGGTGTACTTCCGGGTACTGGAGCCGGTGCTTGCCTCGGCACGGCACCAGTTGTCAGTGGCCCGCGTGGAGGCCGTGGCGCCGGGCGTGGTGAACATCGTCATGAAGGGCCGGAAGCTGGAACAGCTGGCCGGCACGGGCGGACGCTTCTTCATCTGGCGCTTCCTGGCCCCGGGAATGTGGTGGCATCCCCACCCGTTCAGCCTGTCCGCCGAACCCGTCTTCAATGGCCCGGAAGGCCAGGGGACGCTGCGGGTCACCGTGCGGAACCTTGGCGACGGGTCCGCCCAACTCCTGCGGCTGCGGAAGGGGACCAAGGTTGCGCTGGAAGGTCCGTACGGGCTGCTCAGCACGGCTGCCAGGACCAGGAACAAGGTGGTGATGATCGGAGCCGGCATCGGCATAACGCCGCTGCGCGCACTGCTCGAAACCACACCGTTTGCTCCGGGTGAGGCGACCGTCCTGCTCCGCGGCCACACCGACCAGGAGCTCTACCTGGGCAGCGAAATCCTCGACCTCTGCCAGGCCCGGGGGGTCCGGCTCTTCCACCTCACCGGCCCGAGGGCCCACGGCCACTCCACCTGGCTCCCCGAGGAAGCCGTGCGAAACGGCTTCAGCCTCACCTCCTATGTGCCGGGCATCGCGGATGCGGACGTCTACGTCTGCGGCCCGGCGGCGTGGGCGGCCAACGTCATAGCGGATGCCGGCAAAGCCGGCGTTACCGAGGAACAGATCCATCACGAAAGGTTTGACTGGTGAAAATACGCGGAACAGTTGCAGCGGCCCTGGCCTCCGCCGGGATCCTCCTGGCGGGATGGCAAACAGGCACCCAGGCAGGCGGCATCAGCACCGTCGCGTCAAGTACGACGGCGGCAGGCACCACGGGTGCGACAGGTACCGGTTCGTCCGGGTCGGGTTCGTCCGGGGCGGCGGGGTCGGGTTCGTCGGGTTCCTCAAGCGCTTCCGGCTCGACCGGAAACTCCGCCTCCGGCACGTATAAGGGAACCGCCGTGCAGACCCGGTTCGGTCCCGTGCAGGTCCAGATTACGGTAGCCAACGGGAAGATCACGGATGTCACCGCCCTCCAGCTGACCAACACCGACGGCAAGTCCATCCAGATCAGCAACCGCGCGGCGCCCCTGCTCCGGAGCAAGGTCCTCGCGGCGCAGTCGGCGGATGTTCAGACCGTCAGCGGCGCCACTATTACCAGCGACGCGTACCTGACCTCAGTCCAGGCGGCCATTGATGCAGCCCACCTCTAACCCCCTGGACGCAGTAGCCGGCGGCGTCGTCCTGAAGGCCCGCACCTTTGAATGCATGGGCACGGTCATCGGGCTGACGCTGCCGATCGGCTCCCCCGCGGAAGGGCAGTCAGGGTTCGAGGAGCTCGCTGCCGCCACCGCCGTCGTCGAACGCCTTTTCCGGGACCTGGACGAAAGATTCAGTCTTTACCGCGTGGATTCCGAAGCGGCCAGGCTGGCCCGGGGCGAACTGACGCTGCGCGGCGCCTCAACCGAGATGCGCGAGCGGTATGCCGAGGCGCACGAATGGCGGCTCCGGACGCACGGGGCTTTCACGCCGGAACGGCCCGACGGCGTGCTGGACCTTTCCGGGCTCATCAAGGCCCAGGCAATCCGGGAGGCGGGGCTCTCCCTGCTGGCGCTGGGGAGCACGGACTGGTGCCTCAATGCCGGCGGCGACGTCCTGGTCAGCGGCTCGCCCCGCCCCGGCAGCGGCGAGTCCTGGAAAGCCGGCATCGTGGACCCGGCGGACCGCCGAAGTCTGCTTACCGGGTACGCGCTGGGTGGCAGCAGCCGGCACAGCGCCGTCGCCACCTCCGGCTCTGCTGAACGCGGGGAGCACATCTGGCGGGTGGGAAGCAGCGCTGACTTTGTTCAGGTCACCGTGGGCGCCGCGGACATCACTACCGCCGACGTCCTGGCCACCGCGATCGTAGCCGGCGGCATGCCCATGTTGGACCGGGCCACCGATGGCTGGGACGTCGCCGTGCTGGCCGTCGCCCCGGACGGGGAGCTGCTGGGGACGCCGGGCTTCCGCCGCTAGAAGCGTCGGGCCCGGTTCAGAGGTGCGTGAGCCGGCCGTACTTGGGCTCCAGGCCGTCGCCGGAGGACCTGCCCGTGACCCGGCGGACCACCCACGGCCCGGCAAATTCGCGGACCCAGCGGGCGTTGGCGCGGATCGCTTCGGCCCTGCTGAGTTCGGGGACGGGGGTCATGGGCGGGACGTCGATGGGATGGTCGTGTTCGAGGACCGTCAGGACGCGCCTGGCCATGTTGGCGTGGCCTGCGGCGGACATGTGCATCCGGTCCTTCGCCCACATGCCCCAGTCGTAGTACTCGCTGAAGCGCCAGTAATCGACCAGGAGGGCGCCGTGGTCACCCGCGATGCCGCGCACCAGCTCGTTATAGATCGCAGTGCGCCCGCGCATGGTGCTGAACACCTTGGAACCGCGTGCATCGAAGCCGGTGAACATCACCACGGTGGCTCCGGTGGCGGTCAGCTTGCGGATGCCGGCGTCGTACTCAGTGAGCAGATCGTCGATGTCGATCCTGGGCCGCAGAATGTCGTTGGCCCCTGCATAAATGGTTACCAGGGTGGGCTTAAGCTCGACGGCGGCGTCCACCTGCTCTGCCATGATCTGGCGGAGCTTCCTGCCGCGGATGGCGAGGTTGGCGTAGCCGAAGGCGGGATCCGCCGCGCCCAGCTGCTCAGCCACGCGGTCGGCCCAGCCCCGGACTCCGTTGGGACGGGTGGCGTCATCATCACCGACTCCTTCCGTAAAGGAATCACCAAGGGCTACGTACCGGGCCGAAAAATCCATAGCGCCAGTCTGTCATCCGTTGCCGCGAGCAACCAAGAATCAGCTTTCGCGGAGGATCCAGTGGTCATCGTCGAGCCGGGCCACAATTTTTTCCCCGATGCGGGCCAAATCATTAACGTCGCGGTCCGTCAGCGCATCCAGGAACTTTGTCCGGACTGCCTCTACGTGCCCCGGGGCGAGGTTCACCAAAGTGGCCATCCCGTCGTCGGACAGGTGCGCTGTGGTCACCCGCGCATCACGCGGGTGCGGGCGCCGCTCCAGCCAGCCGCGCTTTTCCAGTTTCGACACCACATGCGAGAGCCGGGACAGCGACGAACTGGTCCGGGCTGCCAGCTCACTCATGGGAAGAAAATGCCCTTCGGCCTCCGAAAGCATCGCCATGACGTTGTAGTCGAACAGGGATACCTTGCCGGCAGTGTGGAGCTGACTGTCCAGGGCGGCGGGGAGAAGGGTGTTGATACTCAGGATCGCCAGCCAGGCACGGCGTTCGTCGGCGTTCAGCCAGCGCGGTTCGGTCATGACTCCATTCTAGGAGGACAAACTCTTGACAGTTCAAGTGCCGGGTCCGCGCGCCGGTAGGCTGGGCCTATGTTTGTTGTGTCGCTCACCTACAAAGTGCCCGAAGACATCGTTGACTATCACCGCCCCGCGCATATGGCCTGGGTCAAAGAAGCGTTCGACGACGGCGTGTTCCTTGCGTCCGGACGCCTGGTTCCGGCGGTGGGCGGTGTGCTGTTGTCCAAGGCCAGCCGCGCCACCCTTGATGCAGCCCTGGCCAGGGACCCGTTCTACAGCAACGGGGTGGCCGAGTTCGAGGTCATCGAGTTCACGGCCACCACCGTGGCCGAGGGCTACGAAAACCTGCTGGACACCTAAGCCCCTGTGGCCTTTGCGCGGTTCTCCGCCACCTTCTTCAGGCCACGCTTCCGCGGTACCCTGACCGGTTCGGGCCAGCGTGCCGCCAGCGAGTCCCCCAGCGTGATGCCCCTGATCTTGCGGCCAAAGAGCGGCACCACCCAGTCATTGACCCAGCGCCGCTGCCGCTGCTCCCACTCGCGCAGGCTAAGCCGGGGCAGCGGCTCCCATTCCTTGGGCTGAATCTTGTGCGGCACGCCGAGCTGGTCCAAGACCTGCCCCGCGAGGTATTTGTGGCCCGCTTTGGACATGTGGAGCCGGTCCGAGTCCCACATTCGCTGGTCATGGAACGCATCCAGGCACCAGTAATCCACCAGCACGGCGCCGTACTGAGCCGCGATTTCCCGGACCCGCTGGTTGTAGACGGTGTTCCGCTTCTTCAGCAGCTCCAGCACGGCCGAAACCTTGACGTCAAAACCCGTGAACAGGACCAGCGTTGCCCCGCTCCCGGCAAGCCGTGCCACCAGCTTTTCGTAGTCATCCATCAGGACAGCCATGTCAGTGCCGATGTCCAGGATGTCGTTTCCGCCGGCGTACAGGGTGATCAAGGCGGGCTTCATGGCAAGCGCCGGCTCCAGCTGTTCGCTCACCACGTGGCGCAGCCGTTTACTCCGAATGGCCAGGTTGGCGTATTCCCAGCCCGGGTTGGCCTTTGCCAGCTTTTCAGCCACCCGGTCAGCCCACCCGCGCACCCCGTTGGGCAGCCGCTCGTCCCTGTCGCCGACGCCCTCTGTGAAGGAATCCCCCAAGGCAACAAAAACGCGCCGGCCGCTCGAAGGAAGCAAAGATTCAGCGCACACCCCGCCACCCTAGCTACGGAAAGCATCGCCGAAGTTAACGCCGGACGACACGAGTGCGAGAGGGTGCGGGAAATACCCACATTAAGTGCG
The window above is part of the Pseudarthrobacter sp. IC2-21 genome. Proteins encoded here:
- the rpsN gene encoding 30S ribosomal protein S14, which produces MAKKSKIARNEQRKVIVERYAAKRLELKKALVDPNSTDEAREAARLGLQKLPRNASPIRLRNRDIIDGRPRGTFQKFGISRVRFRDMAHRGELPGITKSSW
- the rpmG gene encoding 50S ribosomal protein L33, with translation MAKDKDVRPIIKLKSTAGTGYTYVTRKNRRNDPDRMVLKKYDPKIRQHVEFREER
- the rpmB gene encoding 50S ribosomal protein L28, translated to MAAHCQVTGAEPGFGHSISHSHRRNKRRFDPNIQKKRYWVPSLRRNVTLQVSARGIKTIDVRGIDAVVASILARGVKL
- a CDS encoding ferredoxin reductase family protein, with amino-acid sequence MNTQLLPATPAASSSGRPELSPPSAKRPAPGWFARQYRQRMLRTDLLTVIAWVSVAAAIALWLADGGAAQITSPAPLFTAAGIVAGLAGMDLVLLMLLLAARIPFIDRTIGHDRALEFHGKLGKPSLYLLLAHGLLIAVGYGMAEGLDPVTESVNLWAQVPDMWLAFVSMALFIAVVVTSLVAVRRRFPYEFWYVVHLLTYAAVATSLPHQFSVGGLFAAGTWQRWYWLAICIYTGTALVYFRVLEPVLASARHQLSVARVEAVAPGVVNIVMKGRKLEQLAGTGGRFFIWRFLAPGMWWHPHPFSLSAEPVFNGPEGQGTLRVTVRNLGDGSAQLLRLRKGTKVALEGPYGLLSTAARTRNKVVMIGAGIGITPLRALLETTPFAPGEATVLLRGHTDQELYLGSEILDLCQARGVRLFHLTGPRAHGHSTWLPEEAVRNGFSLTSYVPGIADADVYVCGPAAWAANVIADAGKAGVTEEQIHHERFDW
- a CDS encoding FMN-binding protein, which gives rise to MKIRGTVAAALASAGILLAGWQTGTQAGGISTVASSTTAAGTTGATGTGSSGSGSSGAAGSGSSGSSSASGSTGNSASGTYKGTAVQTRFGPVQVQITVANGKITDVTALQLTNTDGKSIQISNRAAPLLRSKVLAAQSADVQTVSGATITSDAYLTSVQAAIDAAHL
- a CDS encoding FAD:protein FMN transferase, which translates into the protein MQPTSNPLDAVAGGVVLKARTFECMGTVIGLTLPIGSPAEGQSGFEELAAATAVVERLFRDLDERFSLYRVDSEAARLARGELTLRGASTEMRERYAEAHEWRLRTHGAFTPERPDGVLDLSGLIKAQAIREAGLSLLALGSTDWCLNAGGDVLVSGSPRPGSGESWKAGIVDPADRRSLLTGYALGGSSRHSAVATSGSAERGEHIWRVGSSADFVQVTVGAADITTADVLATAIVAGGMPMLDRATDGWDVAVLAVAPDGELLGTPGFRR
- a CDS encoding SGNH/GDSL hydrolase family protein — translated: MDFSARYVALGDSFTEGVGDDDATRPNGVRGWADRVAEQLGAADPAFGYANLAIRGRKLRQIMAEQVDAAVELKPTLVTIYAGANDILRPRIDIDDLLTEYDAGIRKLTATGATVVMFTGFDARGSKVFSTMRGRTAIYNELVRGIAGDHGALLVDYWRFSEYYDWGMWAKDRMHMSAAGHANMARRVLTVLEHDHPIDVPPMTPVPELSRAEAIRANARWVREFAGPWVVRRVTGRSSGDGLEPKYGRLTHL
- a CDS encoding MarR family winged helix-turn-helix transcriptional regulator, which produces MTEPRWLNADERRAWLAILSINTLLPAALDSQLHTAGKVSLFDYNVMAMLSEAEGHFLPMSELAARTSSSLSRLSHVVSKLEKRGWLERRPHPRDARVTTAHLSDDGMATLVNLAPGHVEAVRTKFLDALTDRDVNDLARIGEKIVARLDDDHWILRES
- a CDS encoding YciI family protein — encoded protein: MFVVSLTYKVPEDIVDYHRPAHMAWVKEAFDDGVFLASGRLVPAVGGVLLSKASRATLDAALARDPFYSNGVAEFEVIEFTATTVAEGYENLLDT
- a CDS encoding SGNH/GDSL hydrolase family protein; the encoded protein is MCAESLLPSSGRRVFVALGDSFTEGVGDRDERLPNGVRGWADRVAEKLAKANPGWEYANLAIRSKRLRHVVSEQLEPALAMKPALITLYAGGNDILDIGTDMAVLMDDYEKLVARLAGSGATLVLFTGFDVKVSAVLELLKKRNTVYNQRVREIAAQYGAVLVDYWCLDAFHDQRMWDSDRLHMSKAGHKYLAGQVLDQLGVPHKIQPKEWEPLPRLSLREWEQRQRRWVNDWVVPLFGRKIRGITLGDSLAARWPEPVRVPRKRGLKKVAENRAKATGA